The following are encoded together in the Labrus mixtus chromosome 2, fLabMix1.1, whole genome shotgun sequence genome:
- the LOC132982270 gene encoding natural killer cell receptor 2B4-like isoform X2: protein MIVSSADVQLKSHQLGIKGGSITFPDPLENGLLLFERSNIAEVKDKKIDILEETYKDRLLWNNKTGLFTIRGLKQKDSGVYSIDPKKGFSSIINHKLTVYESVAAPAVETLNVSAESCSFLCLVTKTEETTLLWYKDEEIINQSSSALSLPLTVHRHDVTSSYRCVAANPAENKTLHVDVRNICVELNSGSKSDLNTRRYMIIIPIVLAVIVILVALFIRWFVLNHKKSTIQTQVNRDSDVVYSDVHINADRCSQGRNLPDSSEPDEHPGLRSVYYKLGPHPLSPPETDDHVYDQATNFPHA from the exons A TGATCGTCTCATCTGCTGATGTACAGTTGAAGAGTCACCAGTTAGGCATTAAGGGAGGATCCATCACTTTTCCTGATCCTTTGGAGAATGGActtcttttatttgaaagaaGTAATATTGCTGaagtgaaggacaaaaaaatagatatattgGAGGAAACTTACAAGGACAGACTTTTATGGAACAACAAAACTGGTCTTTTCACAATCAGAGGACTAAAGCAGAAGGACTCTGGTGTTTATAGTATTGACCCTAAAAAAGGATTTAGTTCCATAATAAATCATAAACTCACTGTATATG agTCTGTAGCAGCTCCTGCAGTGGAAACTCTGAACGTGAGTGCAGAGAGCTGCTCCTTTCTGTGTTTGGTGACCAAGACTGAAGAGACGACTCTGCTGTGGTACAAAGACGAGGAAATAATCAACCAGAGCAGCTCTGCTCTCTCACTGCCTCTCACTGTACACAGACATGATGTCACATCATCTTATAGATGTGTGGCAGCCAACCCTGCTGAAAATAAGACTCTTCATGTCGATGTTAGAAACATCTGTGTGGAACTTAACTCAGGCAGCAAGAGTGACCTCAACACTAGACGCT ATATGATCATAATTCCTATCGTGTTGGCCGTGATTGTTATACTTGTTGCCCTGTTCATCAGATGGTTTGTCCTCAACCACAAGAAGTCAACCATACAAACACAAG TGAATAGAGACTCTGACGTGGTGTACTCAGATGTCCATATAAACGCAGACAGATGCAGCCAG GGAAGAAATTTACCAGACTCATCAGAACCTGATGAACACCCCGGCTTAAGATCGGTGTACTACAAGCTGGGGCCGCATCCCCTGTCTCCTCCTGAAACAGATGATCATGTTTATGACCAAGCAACAAACTTCCCACATGCATGA
- the LOC132982263 gene encoding CD48 antigen-like has product MKLHLRIIIFLLVIVSSAAVKLKSHQSGVKGGSITFPDPLENGLLIFQRSNIAEVKDKKIDILEEPYKDRLLWNNKTGLFTIRGLKRKDSGVYGIDPIKGFSSIRSHKLTVYESVAAPAVEALNMSTESCSFLCLVTKTEETILLWYKDEEIIHQSSSALSLPLTVHRHDVNSSYRCVAANPAENKTLHVDVRNICSPGGSNTQSWLFLTPVLVFWVAFAVCILLTNMKRKRKRETDG; this is encoded by the exons atGAAGTTACACCTGAGGATCATCATCTTTTTATTAG TGATCGTCTCATCTGCTGCTGTAAAGTTGAAGAGTCACCAGTCAGGCGTTAAGGGAGGATCCATCACTTTTCCTGATCCTCTGGAGAATGGACTTCTTATATTTCAAAGAAGTAACATTGCTGaagtgaaggacaaaaaaatagatatattgGAGGAACCTTACAAGGACAGACTTTTATGGAACAACAAAACTGGTCTTTTCACAATCAGAGGACTAAAGCGGAAGGACTCTGGTGTTTATGGTATTGATCCTATAAAAGGATTTAGTTCCATAAGAAGTCATAAACTCACTGTATATG AGTCTGTAGCAGCTCCTGCAGTGGAAGCTCTGAACAtgagcacagagagctgctcCTTTCTGTGTTTGGTGACTAAGACTGAAGAGACGATTCTGCTGTGGTACAAAGATGAGGAAATAATACACCAGAGCAGCTCTGCTCTCTCACTGCCTCTCACTGTACACAGACATGATGTCAACTCATCTTATAGATGTGTGGCAGCCAACCCTGCTGAAAATAAGACTCTTCATGTCGATGTTAGGAACATCTGCAGTCCAG GTGGCAGTAACACACAGTCCTGGTTGTTCCTGACTCCTGTGTTGGTGTTTTGGGTTGCTTTTGCTGTTTGCATCCTTTTGACGAACATGAAGAGAaagcgaaagagagagactgacGGCTGA
- the LOC132982270 gene encoding natural killer cell receptor 2B4-like isoform X1 → MELQMTIIFIFLLIVSSADVQLKSHQLGIKGGSITFPDPLENGLLLFERSNIAEVKDKKIDILEETYKDRLLWNNKTGLFTIRGLKQKDSGVYSIDPKKGFSSIINHKLTVYESVAAPAVETLNVSAESCSFLCLVTKTEETTLLWYKDEEIINQSSSALSLPLTVHRHDVTSSYRCVAANPAENKTLHVDVRNICVELNSGSKSDLNTRRYMIIIPIVLAVIVILVALFIRWFVLNHKKSTIQTQVNRDSDVVYSDVHINADRCSQGRNLPDSSEPDEHPGLRSVYYKLGPHPLSPPETDDHVYDQATNFPHA, encoded by the exons ATGGAGTTGCAGATGAcgatcatcttcatctttttat TGATCGTCTCATCTGCTGATGTACAGTTGAAGAGTCACCAGTTAGGCATTAAGGGAGGATCCATCACTTTTCCTGATCCTTTGGAGAATGGActtcttttatttgaaagaaGTAATATTGCTGaagtgaaggacaaaaaaatagatatattgGAGGAAACTTACAAGGACAGACTTTTATGGAACAACAAAACTGGTCTTTTCACAATCAGAGGACTAAAGCAGAAGGACTCTGGTGTTTATAGTATTGACCCTAAAAAAGGATTTAGTTCCATAATAAATCATAAACTCACTGTATATG agTCTGTAGCAGCTCCTGCAGTGGAAACTCTGAACGTGAGTGCAGAGAGCTGCTCCTTTCTGTGTTTGGTGACCAAGACTGAAGAGACGACTCTGCTGTGGTACAAAGACGAGGAAATAATCAACCAGAGCAGCTCTGCTCTCTCACTGCCTCTCACTGTACACAGACATGATGTCACATCATCTTATAGATGTGTGGCAGCCAACCCTGCTGAAAATAAGACTCTTCATGTCGATGTTAGAAACATCTGTGTGGAACTTAACTCAGGCAGCAAGAGTGACCTCAACACTAGACGCT ATATGATCATAATTCCTATCGTGTTGGCCGTGATTGTTATACTTGTTGCCCTGTTCATCAGATGGTTTGTCCTCAACCACAAGAAGTCAACCATACAAACACAAG TGAATAGAGACTCTGACGTGGTGTACTCAGATGTCCATATAAACGCAGACAGATGCAGCCAG GGAAGAAATTTACCAGACTCATCAGAACCTGATGAACACCCCGGCTTAAGATCGGTGTACTACAAGCTGGGGCCGCATCCCCTGTCTCCTCCTGAAACAGATGATCATGTTTATGACCAAGCAACAAACTTCCCACATGCATGA